A section of the Paralichthys olivaceus isolate ysfri-2021 chromosome 16, ASM2471397v2, whole genome shotgun sequence genome encodes:
- the ticam1 gene encoding TIR domain-containing adapter molecule 1, translated as MSHKGQESEGTGLRDVFDILLKEPTERLLSLTIQLGESPEDDVIHILCLIILQREQQVLNKLQMLKDNGLTKHLAERWRMSGGKLEDFRDYCGDFQEFTGETLAVLARIFRVLSERRLCDPNLRNLAYQRAVSVDSQKTSSCEDLEYDKLREEAKFVCGPQFEEWMCSLRDLKSGSLRDPQRSLDETLKVTNWSERGYSLASPLEASSSMPSYPTHLEISIPPTALFEEVKISSEATDQPKLNTLVLAPGQSHSSEEPKSNEPAPLETKIDSKRHTALGEHCRKLDIKILAQNQTTKPSSIPNFEPPTTANTLVPKVPVLDDMHKSEAADKEEAIFYAFVILHSPEDTDVAESMKEQMEMFSGCEGATFSGDFAIPGKSTLRCVEDAINNSAFTLLLLTRNFNTRMLEMETETALINSINNKHKHNTVIPLLPRENSMPRRSMPMVLSTLIPLEENRNFEKKVKRSLCQVNVKKQKKIWEEGQRMKSEMERQEELKRINQYQKQLIQQCKEAQSLERDNLSLLMKQKLLLGQQDVGDGGDRWQQPSSIHIENANYIVIGNDSQMTVDHCGDAVKDDTIYSEKKQ; from the coding sequence ATGAGTCACAAGGGACAAGAAAGTGAGGGGACGGGACTGAGAGATGTCTTCGACATATTACTTAAAGAGCCTACGGAGCGACTGCTGAGCTTGACTATTCAGCTGGGCGAGTCTCCTGAAGATGATGTCATACACATCTTGTGTCTGATCATCCTCCAGAGAGAGCAACAGGTCCTGAACAAACTCCAGATGCTGAAGGACAATGGCCTCACCAAACATCTGGCTGAAAGGTGGAGAATGAGTGGAGGTAAATTAGAAGATTTTAGGGATTACTGTGGTGATTTTCAAGAGTTTACAGGAGAAACTTTGGCCGTGTTGGCTCGAATTTTTAGGGTTTTGTCGGAGCGGAGACTGTGCGATCCAAACCTGAGGAATCTGGCCTATCAGAGAGCTGTTTCTGTTGACAGCCAAAAAACAAGCAGTTGTGAGGATCTGGAATATGATAAACTCAGAGAGGAAGCTAAATTTGTCTGTGGGCCTCAGTTTGAAGAGTGGATGTGCTCTTTAAGAGACCTCAAGTCAGGGTCTTTGCGTGATCCTCAAAGAAGCCTGGATGAAACCTTAAAAGTTACGAATTGGTCAGAGAGAGGTTACAGTCTTGCCAGCCCCCTGGAGGCGAGCTCCTCAATGCCCTCATACCCTACTCATCTAGAAATTAGTATTCCTCCAACAGCCTTGTTTGAAGAGGTCAAAATATCCTCAGAAGCAACCGATCAACCCAAATTGAACACTTTGGTCCTTGCTCCTGGGCAGTCTCACTCATCTGAGGAGCCTAAATCAAATGAACCTGCTCCGCTTGAAACAAAGATAGACTCAAAGAGGCACACAGCACTCGGAGAACATTGCAGGAAGTTGGACATTAAGATTCTCGCTCAAAACCAAACCACCAAACCAAGCAGTATACCAAACTTTGAACCTCCTACTACAGCGAACACTCTTGTCCCCAAGGTACCTGTTCTAGATGACATGCATAAAAGTGAAGCTGCAGACAAGGAGGAGGCAATATTTTATGCATTCGTTATCCTGCATTCACCAGAGGACACAGACGTGGCCGAGAGTATGAAGGAACAAATGGAAATGTTCTCTGGCTGCGAAGGTGCGACTTTCTCAGGGGACTTTGCCATCCCTGGAAAGAGCACCCTGAGGTGCGTGGAGGATGCTATCAACAACTCAGCCTTCACCCTCCTGTTGCTCACCCGCAACTTCAACACTCGCATGTtggagatggagacagagacagccCTGATCAACTCcataaacaacaaacacaagcacaacacGGTTATCCCTCTGCTACCACGGGAGAACAGCATGCCGAGACGGAGCATGCCCATGGTTCTCAGCACATTAATTCCGTTAGAGGAGAACAGGAACTttgagaaaaaagtgaaaaggtcGTTGTGTCAAGTAAacgttaaaaaacaaaagaaaatctggGAAGAGGGGCAGAGAATGAAAagtgagatggagagacaggaagaacTGAAGCGAATAAATCAGTATCAAAAGCAGCTGAtccaacagtgtaaagaagcaCAGTCACTGGAGCGAGATAACCTGAGTCttttaatgaaacaaaagcTTCTTCTTGGTCAACAGGATGTTGGTGATGGCGGTGATAGGTGGCAACAACCATCAAGCATCCATATTGAGAATGCTAATTACATAGTGATTGGTAATGACTCACAAATGACTGTGGATCACTGTGGAGATGCAGTCAAGGATGATACAATTTATTCTGAGAAGAAGCAATAA